TTTAAGATCCGCGATATAGCTGGCATCATCGCGCGCGTAGATCGTCGTGGCGTGATCGAAACTATCGATAAGCTCGCGGATACCGAGCTTCATATAGCCAAAGTCGTAAACCATCCCCGCTTCATCCAAAAAATTTGAGCTAAGCAAAATTTCGCATCTGTAGGAGTGGCCGTGAATGCTCGTGCGGCACCGCTTCGAGCCGCACAGGCGCACGATGTGAGCGTTTTCAAATTCGTATAATTTCCTGATTATCATACCCCGTCCTTCTCGCCCCAAATTCTAATGTGCAGGCGATCGGAGTAATTATAGCCGTTTTTTAGGCAAAAATCCACGCAAAATTGCGCGCCGCTTTCCAGCTCGCGGCGATCTGCGCCGCGCGGCATGCAATAAACCTCGCTCTCGCACGCCGATAAAATTTCTCTGATCTCGGGCTGCGCGTCAAACTCGGGCGAGATGATGAACTTGTAAAAGCTATCTTTTGCGTTTTGTTTTAAGCTTCGCAGCGCGGCGAAGTTTAACCTGCGTTCGCGCGGCTCGGCGGAGTTTGAAAGCTTAGGCGAGACTGCAAAGACGCAGCTTTTGTAGGCGGGGAATTTTTCAAAATCCACGAAAATCGTACCGTTGGTTTCGAAGTGCACCGCGTGTCCGCGCGCAAGCAGCTCGCAGACGAACTCGTAAAATAGCGCCTCTTTGTGATGTAACATCGGCTCGCCGCCGGTGATAACGACGATCGGCTTTTGATAAAGCTTAGCGCTCTGCGGCGAGACGGAGCTTTGCGGCTTTAAATTTAAAGAATTCTGCGCCGCGAAATTTAAAGAATTTTCGCTCGTTAAATTTAAAGATTTTTCTGCGTTACCGTTTGGACGGGGAGATGTTTGCGCGGCGGTGGAATTTAACGTATCGCTTTTAGAAAAAGACTCGGCGGCGCAAAAACCCGGCGCAGAGCATGCGGGTGCGAAACAGGACAGATCTGATAAATTTGGAATTTTATTCAAAAGTTGCGTTAAATTTAAAATTTCTTCATGCTCGAAGTGGTTTGTAAAAACCGCGCGGATCGTATCGCAACCGCGCAAGATCTCGCCGGTCTTTGGCGAAATGCGCTCGCCGCCGAAGCCCTCACAGCGCAGATTGCAGCCCGCAAAGCGAAAGAAAAACGCGAGCCTGCCTGCATATTTGCCCTCGCCTTGGATACTTAAAAAGCTCTCAACAAGCCTCATCCGCCCGTCTCGTAAAATGCGCGGCTTGAAATTTCATTCGAAGCGTCCGCTTGCCAGCGATTTTTTTCGGGCTTATTCGCTAAAATTTTAGCCAAAATTTCGGCGGCTGCAGCGATGTCGCCCTCTTTGACCGCCTTTTTGATACTTAGCGCGTCCTCGAAGTAAAGACATGGGATCAAAAGCCCCTCGGCACTTAATCTGA
The nucleotide sequence above comes from uncultured Campylobacter sp.. Encoded proteins:
- a CDS encoding 4Fe-4S cluster-binding domain-containing protein, which encodes MNKIPNLSDLSCFAPACSAPGFCAAESFSKSDTLNSTAAQTSPRPNGNAEKSLNLTSENSLNFAAQNSLNLKPQSSVSPQSAKLYQKPIVVITGGEPMLHHKEALFYEFVCELLARGHAVHFETNGTIFVDFEKFPAYKSCVFAVSPKLSNSAEPRERRLNFAALRSLKQNAKDSFYKFIISPEFDAQPEIREILSACESEVYCMPRGADRRELESGAQFCVDFCLKNGYNYSDRLHIRIWGEKDGV